DNA sequence from the Streptomyces cinnabarinus genome:
TCGCCCTGCTCGCCGGTCTCCTGTTCAAGGCCGGAGCCGTGCCCAGCCACTTCTGGGTGCCGGACGCCGTCCAGGGCAGTTCTGCGCCTGTTGCCGCCTTCCTCACCACGATCCCCAAGATCGGCGCCCTGGCGGCGGTCTATCGGCTCGCCGCAGTGCCGCTCGCGGACGCCGACCTGCCATGGGCCGACCTGGTGGCCTTGCTCTCGGTGGCGTCGATGACGCTGGGGAACCTGGCCGCGTTCTTCCAGCAGGACGTCAAACGACTGCTCGCGTACTCCACCATCAGCCAGGTCGGCTATCTCCTGCTCCCGGTGGCCGTCGCCGGACGCACCGACCTCGATCAGGAAGCGCTGCTGTACTACCTGGCCGGGTACGCGCTGACCAACCTCGGCGCCTTCGCCGTCGTCTGCGCACTTCCCCGAGCGCACACCATCGACGACTACCGGGGTCTGGCACGGACGCACCCGGCACTGCTGGCCTCGCTCGTCGTCTGTCTGCTGGGACTGGTGGGCACGCCCCCGACCGCTGTCTTCCTCGGCAAGCTGGAAACCTTCAGCGCGGCCTTCGATGGCGGCTACGCATGGCTGGCGGTCGTCGCGGCCGCCAACACCGCTGCTTCGCTCTTCTATTACCTGCGCTGGATCGCGTCGGCGTTTCTCGCACGCGGACCCGTGGGTGATCCGGGTGCGACGTCAGGATCAGCTGCCGTCGTCGCCTACGGGGCGGCCACCGGATCCGTCGTCCTCGGGCTGCTCGGCGGGACCGTCCTGGACGTGCTGGGCGGACCGCTCGCACCTTGAACAAGGGGTTCATCAAGAGCACCGATGCGTACGGGGCGGCAGCGGACGGTCAGACGGCCATCATGACGAGCATGGCGCACATCGTGCCGCCCATGCCGATGTGGGCCGTCAGGGCCGCGTCCGGCGATGTACCCGGCGGACGGCGGCGGCTTCGGCTGCCCGTTGCCGCGCCCGTCCGGCGCCTGGTACCTCCGGACCGGGCCCTGTCCCAGACGGAGATGGCCAGGGACGCAGCAAGGACCACTATCGCGTCGGGCAGGGCGAGAAGCCACCGGGCCCAACTGTTCCGCCCGGCACCGCGACCGGCACCCGCCCGCCGGCCGGTACCGCGGACCCGCGCCCACACGGACGCGACGATCGAGAGCAGAAAATACCCAGCGAGTGCGACCAGGACGATGCGCCACACAGAAGCCGCGCCTCCCGCCGCGGCGCTGTGGGTGGCGCCGGCGGTCATGTCGTGTCCGGTCATCCCCGAGGCATGGTCCATCCCGGTCATGCCCGCCGCCTCCGTGGCGTTGGTCGTCCCGGCCGATCCATGCCCGTGTCCGTGACTCATGCCGGCCATGGAGTGCTCGCCCAGTGCGAGGACCGGCGCGGAATCGGTACCCGGCATGGCGAGCGTCATGATCACCATGGCGGCACTGCCGATGATGTGGTGTGCCCAGCGGCGGCCGTGGCGCCAGCCGTGCAGTCGAGCCTGGCGTGCGGAGAGGGCCGCGCCGCCCAGGCCGACGGTGGCGAACGCGGCCACCCACCACCCGCTGTGGTCCCCGAAGCCGGCCGCGGTCGCAGGCAGGAACATCGCGGCCATGCCGGTGCCCATGACGAGGTCGCCTCCGGCCGTGAACCGCACCTCTGTGCTGTCGGCCGCGGCCAGCCGGGCCGCGCTCACGACGGCCACGAGTGCGGCGACCGCCGCCAGCGTCCAGTTCAGAGCTGGGCTTCCCATTGCTGCCTCCGCATCGACCGCTGTCGCAAGCGCCGTGTTCGCGGTGCGCCGACCCGTGCCGTCCGCCGGCTGTTGGCTACGGATGCCCTTAGTACGTAGTGGTGCCAAGAGGCGTTCAGCGGGCGGGAGTTCTCTGCCCGGCGAAGGTCAGTGCCGGGGTGGGCGTACGCCGGTCAGGGTGAGGGTGACCAGGCGTCGCACGGCGGCTTTGGACGGCAAGGTGCGTGCTGCCATCAGGGCGTTGAGGCAGTAGTGGGTGAGTTCGGCGGGCGGCATGTCGTCCCGGACGTCGCCGGCCTGTGCTGCGTCGGTCAGCAGTTCCTGGACCATGTGGTGAAGGTGCTGGTGTGCATGGGCAAGGTGGTTGCCGCTGTCCCGGTGCAGGAACGCGCCGAGGTCCGTGTCGTGGTGGCCGTGGGATTCGTGAGTGATGAGGGCGTACGTCTCCAACACGGCTTCCAACCGCGCGCTCGCCCCCTCCGTCCGGTCCCGCACCTCCGCCAGTCGGGCGAGATGGCCGGCGATCTCCCGGGCGTGCCAGGCGTTCAGGATCGCTTCGACGTCCGGGAAGTACTTGTACAAGGTGGCCCGCCCGATGCCGGCCTGCTCCGCGATCTGAGACATCGTCACCGACAGCGGTCCGTTCTCGGCCGCCAGGGCGGCGGTGCTGTCCAGGA
Encoded proteins:
- a CDS encoding NADH-quinone oxidoreductase subunit N, whose product is MTGMNENPLDLLPEVLLAASAVLGLLLGAWLPRRRQWLTGALAGAACVVGIVAAATAATKPVETAFGESFALDTLTATSRIVILGATLLVLALAMPRLYADPRETEFYVLLQLASAGALTLAGAQDLLLLAAGYLLASVPAYALAGFRKDGPGTEAALKFYVVGAFLGVVMLAGVTILLAAGRVTVYPMLGTGLAEAAPGLVAVGTLALLAGLLFKAGAVPSHFWVPDAVQGSSAPVAAFLTTIPKIGALAAVYRLAAVPLADADLPWADLVALLSVASMTLGNLAAFFQQDVKRLLAYSTISQVGYLLLPVAVAGRTDLDQEALLYYLAGYALTNLGAFAVVCALPRAHTIDDYRGLARTHPALLASLVVCLLGLVGTPPTAVFLGKLETFSAAFDGGYAWLAVVAAANTAASLFYYLRWIASAFLARGPVGDPGATSGSAAVVAYGAATGSVVLGLLGGTVLDVLGGPLAP
- a CDS encoding TetR/AcrR family transcriptional regulator, which gives rise to MPKLWNETIEAHRREVRDAILDSTAALAAENGPLSVTMSQIAEQAGIGRATLYKYFPDVEAILNAWHAREIAGHLARLAEVRDRTEGASARLEAVLETYALITHESHGHHDTDLGAFLHRDSGNHLAHAHQHLHHMVQELLTDAAQAGDVRDDMPPAELTHYCLNALMAARTLPSKAAVRRLVTLTLTGVRPPRH
- a CDS encoding DUF5134 domain-containing protein, whose protein sequence is MGSPALNWTLAAVAALVAVVSAARLAAADSTEVRFTAGGDLVMGTGMAAMFLPATAAGFGDHSGWWVAAFATVGLGGAALSARQARLHGWRHGRRWAHHIIGSAAMVIMTLAMPGTDSAPVLALGEHSMAGMSHGHGHGSAGTTNATEAAGMTGMDHASGMTGHDMTAGATHSAAAGGAASVWRIVLVALAGYFLLSIVASVWARVRGTGRRAGAGRGAGRNSWARWLLALPDAIVVLAASLAISVWDRARSGGTRRRTGAATGSRSRRRPPGTSPDAALTAHIGMGGTMCAMLVMMAV